Part of the Armigeres subalbatus isolate Guangzhou_Male unplaced genomic scaffold, GZ_Asu_2 Contig624, whole genome shotgun sequence genome, tcgatcgttatgaaattcaatagtgatcaacaggcTTTGTACCttatcgaataaaacttgttgcgagaaaatcggttaaagattgctatatgaaaagttggctaatgtttttcttagcttttgtgcacacacatacacacacacatacacacggacagacagacatgtgctcagttcgtcgaactgagtcgattggtatataacactatgggtctccgatgcttctataaaaagttcgttttcggagtgaaatgatagcctttcggtacaacttaggggccccatacacgctccgacatgttgtacaactttgactccgcccccagaaaatttggttcggtcggagtaaagtcggatcgtctgtgggcaagttgtacgactgttggacagtacaacttgcccacagacggtccgactgaACCAAATTTGCtaggggtggagtcaaagttgtacaacatgtcggagcgtgtgtgggaccccttagttgtacgagaaaggcaaaaatgttctGCGAATAGTAGACGACGtcacattttatttaaaaaaaaaatcgatcgatTAAATTTTGCTCGATGGTTTGTTCCTCACCTGAAGTGGCATTGATGCTCTGCTGGAAATGTTGTGTCAGAAATGATGCTCTGCTGGAAATGTTGTGTTGTCTGTCAGAACGAATGATGACTGTGTATCAGTGTATCAGTGTATCATCGTCATTATCAGTCAGCTTATGTAGGGATGTTCTATTTTTTACTAGTCTCatttgtcaatttttttttaaatgtgtgcATTTTAATTGTGATATTTATGATGgatttcatttacatataatTGGCTGAATCTGTCGTATGAGTTTAATATCTTGTTTTAAATGAACAAATAGTAACACAAGTTTTTAAAATACGGTCATGCatattttattaaattgttCTCGACATCGTTAAGCGATTGTAATGAAATTATAATAAACTAGAATCGTACTCGGAATCGAAACataattaaattttacaatCGACTAAACGATTTTCTACTTAACTTGCATAGCTTCTACTGAAACGGTATTTTTCTACGGAATCATAAATATAGTACTTATCATCTTGAGAGCGTGTTATAAATCACGACTGTACAGGTAACCacggtatttttttaaatgaaaacaaaactagatAATTGGGAATGTTATCTTGCTCTATATATTTTGAAAGAGTAGGAGAGAGGAAGAATGTAGAGAATATAGCAAGtattatgaaattaaaaaaaaatgaagcaaaTAGAGACGGTTAATTTGCTCCAGTGCAACTAAAGATTAATCACTTCGATTGTGTAGGTTTCATTGGTTTAATGTCCTCTTGTAGTATAGTTGAGTGTGCGTGGAACTGCCGAACTTtaacactgccaaaaatatctatataagatatatgtgtcgccgttataattttttgcaatagctccaccctaatataatcgatacaaaaccacacataaattaaataattgctaattcgagaccacacataaagtttatttggatatatattttattagtagttcgcgtggaaaatggttatgtgtgcgctgatatacatcataagttaaatctatggatttttgccaataaatatgtgtggatttttagtagtaggctggatcacaatagcgcGTTGCGCGTCGCGTCGCGTTGGACTTCAACggcagcgttttgtactaaatcGCGCCATCAGCGCGTTTGACGCGTTTGCAGTCACAATACTACTTCAGCGCTGGGCtgttttatgatttttaaatGTCATAATATTGTGTAGTTCCGGGTTTTGATCGTATTTGAAGTAGTTGCGAGAATTtatttccaagaaaattgagtaaattgTGCAACGCGAAATGGAACGGATTGTGCGACCGGCTGCAGGCTTGACAGCTTTATATTATTTACGCGATTTTCTCATCAGAGGAAAGTCACGGCGTTGGTGGGTTCGACCTTCTAACCAGTATCGCTCCACTGAAGGATATTTTGAAACCGATTACGATCGAATGCGGCAAAGAGATCCGGATTACTTCCAGGATTCGATACGTATGAGCCCTTCCACTTTCGACCTACTGTTGAGGAAAGTTCGATCTCGGCTGGAGAAATTCTCATTTCGAAGGCCTATTTCTCCAGCATGTAGATTGTTTCTCACTCTAATGTAAGTGATCTCGAATTTCTTTAAactatattttttcaatattttgaaacctTTGTCAGGTATCTTGCTCATGGTACCCCAGTCGCTATAATGGCCAGAATGTTCAAGATGGGTGAATCAACGATTCGTAATATCACGATGGAGGTGAGCGACGTCCTTTGGGAAGTTCTCGTTCGTGATTACCTACCTGTGCCGCTTGAAGAAGACTTCAGAAGGTATGCCGAAGAGTTCAAAGAGAAGTGGAAGTTTCCAAATTGCTGCGGTGCAATTGACGGGAAGCACGTCGCCATCCAATGCCCACCGAATGCCGGGTCCACTTTCTACAACTATAAAGGATATCACTCGATCGTTCTCATGGGATTATGTAACGCGAACTATGAATTTTTGATGGTGGATATTGGCGCTTTCGGTGGCAACAGTGATGGAGGTATTTTCTCCAATTGCATTTTTGGACAACTTTTGCTGCAAAATCAAGTGGGTTTGCCTGAACCTTGTGCCCTTCCCAATACCGAAGTTATGTTTCCTCATTTTATTGTGGGCGACTCTGCGTTCCCGTGAAAAACAATTTGATGAGACCATACCCAGGTACGAATCTTCCACCGAGAAAGGAAAACTTTAATACTCGGCTCAGCATTGCAAGGAGAACCATCGAAAACACATTCGGTATCCTAGTTTCAAGATGGAGAATTATGAATAAAACAATGGATCTGCAGCCAGAAAATGCAATGAAAGTTGTCAAGGCATCGATAATTCTccataattttttgaaaaaattgaattcTGAGGTATATTGTCCGGAAAGGTACGTTGATCAGGTAGATGGTTCGGGCAACATAATCATCGAAGGGGAATGGCGAGCTAATATCGAGCCATTACTGAGTGTGAGCGCAGGCGAAGTTCAACGGGGAAATAACGCAAGAAATGCGATGCAGCTTCGTGACAAATTGGCCGATTATTTGATATTAAATTGAACAGCTTttgatgaaaataaataatttttagtcTTGAAATGAAGAGATCATTTGTTTATGAACATGAATTCCATCCAGAAAAGCTTATTCTATCACCGGTTTGAGTCTCCAGCAACCTTGTGAGCAAAGGCATAAGGTTGCCAATCCGTGTCTttacaaaattatgaaaaaaaaattgtttcatgtTGTCCgcgaattcctacaggaatacAACCAAAAATGTCTCCAGCAATTCTACCGGAAATTATGTCCAAAGTTCCGCCGAAAGTTTCTACctaaaatccttcggaaaataAAGAAGTAATATAAGCAAATCTATGAGAATTCTTGATAATATCTAAAGTTTTTATCTGGTTATTCCTGCAGACTTTCCACTGTTAATTTCTCTTAAAAATCCGTTTTAGATTCCTTCGAGAGCTCTTCTAGAAATTTTGTTCGGGAGTTCCTCTAGtaattcattcaagaattcctctacgaACTATCATAGTAATTTCTCTCAAAGTGCTCTATAAGAATCTTAGCTTGAAAATTCTCTAGGAAACTTCATCAAGATTACcatcgaaaattatttcaggatgtccttcaagaattccaccaaaaattgctccaggaattccttcataaaacGCTTCATTAGAAATTCATAAGAAAGATCTTTCAGGagatcttccagaaattcctccgtgatttccttcaaaaacttccaaaagatttttccaggaatttcttcggaagtttaaTATTACAATATATTAAATattcttccatgaattcatctggaaattcgagCAGGTATGCtttcaaaaattctccaggTTTTCATTCGAGAATATCTACATGACATTTTTCCGGgaatctctccaggaattcctccgtgtattctttcaggaattcattaaaaaaattccaggaattccttcgaaaatttctccagtagttttttcaggaattcctccgggggatttatccaaaaaaaattccgagaattcctgcAGCCTCAAGGAGTTgatccgagaattcctccaggaactcatccgggaattcatcccggaactcctccgggagttcttccaggaaattcccCCATGagctcctccacgaattcctccgagagctaCTACAGAAAtccatccaggagttcctccaggaattcctccgagagttcctccatgaattcctccggaaattcctccgagagattctccaggaattccttcgaaaatttctccagtagtttttttcaggaattcctccgggggaTTTTGAtcctaaaattcctccaggaactcctccgggaatttatcccggaactcctccgggagttcctccagcaaattcctccgggaactcctccacgaattcctccgagagctcCTACAGAAAtccatccaggagttccaccagaaattcctccgagagttcctccatgaattcctccggaaattcctccgggagctccaataggaatccctccgggagttgctccaggaatacctccgggagttcctccaggaattcctccggcagtcactccaggaatttattcggaagttcccccaggaattcattcgggagttcctccaggaattcatccgggagtgcctccaggaattccttcgggagttcgacaaggaattcctccgaaagttgctccaggaattcctcagtagttcctccggaattttttacaggaattcctccaggtattcgtccaggagtgcctccaggaattcatccgggaatttcACCTggacttcttccggaagttcctccagcagttcttccgaaagtccatctatgaattcctccgggaattcctccaggaattcattcggaaattccttcaggaattcatccgggagtccaagaatttctccgcaagttcctccaggaattcttcttggagttcctcaaggaactcctccaggagttctttcaggaattcctccgggagttttacctggaattcttccgtaagttcctccagcaattcttccgagAGTCCATCtacgaatttctccgggaattcctccaggaattcattcggaagttcctccaggaattcattcgaaagcttcctctgggaattcttccaggaattcattcgaaagcttcctctgggaattcttccaggaattcctccgagagttcctccaggaatttgtccaggagtgcctccaggaattcatccgggagttcctcctcgtcaaggaattcctccgagagttgctccaggaattcctccggaaattcttcctggaattcctccgagagttcctccggaaatacctccgagagttcttccaagaattcctccaggaattctttcgggagtttctctaggaattcatctgggagttcctccaggaattccttcgggagatcttacaggaattccttcgggagttcttacaggaattccttcgagagtttttccaggaattcattcgaaagttcttccgggaattccaccgggagttcctccaggaattcgaccGGGagtgtctccaggaattcctccggaaatttcacctggaattcttccggaagttcctccagcaattcttccgaaagtccatataggaattcctccgggaattcctccaggaattcatttggaagtttcaccaggaattcattcgggagttcctcca contains:
- the LOC134204495 gene encoding uncharacterized protein LOC134204495, which gives rise to MERIVRPAAGLTALYYLRDFLIRGKSRRWWVRPSNQYRSTEGYFETDYDRMRQRDPDYFQDSIRMSPSTFDLLLRKVRSRLEKFSFRRPISPACRLFLTLMYLAHGTPVAIMARMFKMGESTIRNITMEVSDVLWEVLVRDYLPVPLEEDFRRYAEEFKEKWKFPNCCGAIDGKHVAIQCPPNAGSTFYNYKGYHSIVLMGLCNANYEFLMVDIGAFGGNSDGGIFSNCIFGQLLLQNQVGLPEPCALPNTEVMFPHFIVGDSAFP